The following coding sequences are from one Pigmentibacter sp. JX0631 window:
- a CDS encoding 3,4-dihydroxy-2-butanone-4-phosphate synthase, whose product MNYSEQYLYALTTLVEKIQKALATFKSGGLILVGDDGRRENEADLVFHACGASPENVNFAITHAKGLLCVSLSHEVANNLGIYSAPQIPGGISHTNFTLSVDAKKGITSGISAKDRAYTIELMADPKASIGDFVSPGHVFPLRAMQGGLLARAGHTEALLELCNFANLPSVAAMCEVLDENGNAINPKHFADINHKYNVFKDIPYITTIDILWAKIFFQPLKNQTFHAVQNFTAPEIRERPISVFEFQQRQEKELTLPTFLCVYKEQINPEKIHISITNAANIWNNSVELNNCDAAVFLYCPGNCFEKIPSDFSDFCDMSAKEGLSKTKISVKRCISILRTMQFISTTFNLNINQIINNTPYLVPEDKYFLSNIVHSNFKLY is encoded by the coding sequence GTGAACTATAGTGAACAATATCTATATGCTCTTACTACCCTTGTGGAAAAAATACAAAAGGCTCTAGCAACATTTAAAAGTGGCGGTCTCATCCTTGTTGGAGATGATGGTCGCCGTGAGAACGAAGCCGATCTCGTTTTTCATGCTTGTGGTGCTTCCCCAGAAAATGTAAATTTTGCCATCACCCATGCAAAAGGTTTATTATGCGTGTCTTTAAGTCATGAAGTTGCTAATAATTTAGGAATATATTCGGCTCCCCAGATTCCCGGAGGCATATCTCATACCAATTTTACCTTGTCAGTAGACGCAAAAAAAGGAATTACTAGTGGAATTTCTGCTAAAGATCGAGCCTATACAATTGAACTTATGGCTGATCCAAAGGCTTCTATTGGAGATTTTGTTAGTCCGGGACATGTATTCCCTCTAAGAGCCATGCAAGGTGGACTCCTAGCTAGAGCTGGACATACAGAAGCTCTACTAGAACTCTGCAATTTTGCTAATTTACCAAGTGTAGCTGCAATGTGTGAAGTGTTAGACGAAAACGGGAATGCTATAAATCCTAAACATTTCGCTGATATTAATCACAAATATAATGTATTTAAAGATATACCTTATATTACAACTATAGATATCCTTTGGGCTAAAATTTTCTTTCAGCCTTTAAAAAACCAAACGTTCCATGCAGTACAAAATTTCACAGCTCCTGAAATACGTGAAAGACCCATCTCAGTATTTGAATTCCAACAACGTCAAGAAAAAGAACTCACGTTGCCAACATTTCTCTGCGTTTATAAAGAACAAATAAATCCAGAAAAAATCCATATCAGTATTACAAATGCAGCAAATATTTGGAATAATTCTGTTGAGTTAAATAATTGTGATGCTGCAGTTTTTTTATATTGCCCAGGAAATTGCTTTGAGAAAATACCATCAGATTTCTCTGATTTTTGCGATATGAGTGCTAAAGAAGGATTAAGTAAAACAAAAATTTCAGTAAAAAGATGCATAAGTATCTTAAGAACAATGCAATTTATTTCTACAACATTCAATTTAAACATAAATCAAATAATTAATAATACTCCATACCTTGTCCCTGAAGACAAATACTTTCTAAGTAATATTGTTCATTCAAATTTTAAATTATATTAA
- a CDS encoding SemiSWEET transporter — MLLYKHLIIGYIAAFLTTSSFLPQAIKTIKTKDTSGISLVMYSMFCSGVFLWLIYGIMIFDLIIIIANLVTFIISFLILLICFANLKNKNKRIK; from the coding sequence ATGTTGTTATATAAACATTTAATTATTGGGTATATTGCCGCATTTTTAACCACATCTTCTTTTTTACCGCAAGCAATAAAAACTATCAAAACCAAAGATACAAGCGGTATTTCTTTAGTTATGTATTCCATGTTTTGTTCTGGAGTTTTTTTGTGGTTAATATACGGAATAATGATATTTGATTTGATTATAATAATAGCGAATTTAGTTACGTTTATTATTTCATTTTTAATTTTATTAATTTGCTTTGCTAACTTGAAAAATAAAAATAAAAGGATTAAATAG
- a CDS encoding 2OG-Fe(II) oxygenase family protein, whose translation MNDIETSVLKSLSSDLSTSVTFRKISSMPQMPRSTEEEKLLPEFNMEESEFIDENIVFSNGEEGFLRAIHDGFFLLKIPSNFSVSLGDKFTNNFFRAKNGDKDDAYRGYKDVKIQGFFQGYFDRENDQLENFFIEMSHWKEFLPAEIEALGHAMADLGIGVLKSILLKIGVAESHIDTVTSGLSKKNGHQMLAFNHYRSEKKTRGTKFHRDSGWITVLRCTEPGLVAFIDNKLYALNPKEGYFVINFGSAFELLTETMQLPVKANIHGVLQTIRKPGQKNRTSYVVFLDSNLKGQIFRYENGTPNQLQSVEEFITQETVRAYVENESEL comes from the coding sequence ATGAATGATATTGAAACTTCTGTTTTAAAAAGCTTATCAAGTGATCTCTCAACTTCAGTAACTTTTAGAAAAATTTCTAGTATGCCACAAATGCCTAGAAGTACTGAAGAAGAAAAATTATTACCAGAATTTAATATGGAAGAATCTGAGTTTATAGATGAAAATATTGTATTTTCTAATGGTGAAGAAGGATTCCTTCGTGCGATTCATGATGGATTTTTTCTCTTAAAAATTCCAAGTAACTTTTCTGTTTCGTTAGGAGATAAATTTACAAATAATTTTTTCCGAGCTAAAAATGGAGATAAAGATGATGCTTATAGAGGATATAAAGATGTAAAAATTCAAGGTTTTTTTCAGGGGTATTTTGATAGAGAAAATGATCAGTTAGAAAATTTTTTCATTGAAATGTCCCACTGGAAAGAATTTCTTCCAGCAGAAATAGAAGCTTTAGGGCATGCTATGGCAGATCTTGGAATTGGAGTTTTGAAAAGTATTTTACTAAAAATTGGAGTCGCAGAATCACATATTGATACTGTAACAAGCGGATTGAGTAAGAAAAATGGGCATCAAATGCTAGCATTTAACCATTATCGATCTGAGAAAAAAACGAGAGGAACTAAATTCCATCGCGATTCGGGTTGGATAACTGTTTTAAGATGCACAGAACCAGGTTTAGTGGCATTCATTGATAATAAATTATATGCATTAAATCCTAAAGAAGGATATTTTGTAATAAATTTTGGTAGTGCATTTGAATTATTGACAGAAACAATGCAATTACCAGTTAAAGCAAATATACATGGAGTTTTACAAACAATACGAAAACCTGGACAAAAAAATAGAACATCTTATGTAGTTTTTCTTGATTCAAATTTAAAGGGACAAATTTTTAGATATGAAAATGGAACACCAAATCAACTGCAATCAGTAGAAGAGTTTATAACTCAAGAAACAGTGCGAGCTTATGTTGAAAATGAAAGTGAATTATAA
- the trmFO gene encoding methylenetetrahydrofolate--tRNA-(uracil(54)-C(5))-methyltransferase (FADH(2)-oxidizing) TrmFO, which translates to MNVAVIGAGLAGSECAWILAEHYQLSVTLYEMKTKKTTPAQISPHLFAELVCSNSLKSKSRLNPAGTLKIELEKLGSLILPAARKAEVPAGETLAVDRELFSSEITQKLKNHKNIEVIETIVQSIDEINLKKDFNAIVIATGPLTDDALAADLRKITKSDQLYFYDAIAPILDGDSINYDVAFYANRLSKTSLYEKNLAQNKEKSPELLNVSNAELTQEKLTGLPDVSNADEDGDYLNLPFNKEEYFAFVEKVLLGEKVPHKNFEEPRYFNGCQPIEVLAESGPRTLSFGPMKPKGLINPKTGKMPYAVVQLRKESLGDNAWNMVGFQTRLTWKAQKEIFSTIPGMENVEFFRLGSMHRNTYLVSPSVLNEDFSLKENNKIYLAGQIMGVEGYLESTAMGCFIGHLIGIKLTKQKKLSLPPANTSLGCLARFCIYSEAKKFTPMNIHWGLFNDLTKEDIEKYSSNSEKVLKMKKIDKSTKREMLASRSEELFNDWFNKEFI; encoded by the coding sequence ATGAATGTTGCAGTAATTGGCGCTGGATTAGCAGGTAGTGAATGTGCATGGATTTTAGCGGAACACTATCAATTGTCTGTCACTTTATATGAAATGAAGACAAAAAAAACAACTCCAGCCCAAATATCTCCTCATTTATTTGCCGAATTAGTCTGTTCTAATAGTTTAAAGTCCAAAAGCCGTTTAAATCCAGCCGGAACTTTAAAAATTGAGCTAGAAAAATTAGGAAGCCTTATTTTACCAGCAGCCAGAAAAGCTGAAGTGCCAGCAGGAGAAACTTTAGCTGTAGATAGAGAACTCTTTTCATCTGAAATTACGCAAAAGTTAAAAAATCATAAAAACATTGAAGTTATTGAGACCATAGTTCAATCAATCGATGAAATTAACCTTAAAAAAGATTTTAATGCCATCGTTATTGCAACCGGTCCTTTAACTGATGACGCACTCGCTGCAGACCTAAGAAAAATTACGAAAAGTGATCAGCTTTATTTTTATGATGCCATTGCCCCAATTTTAGATGGCGATAGCATTAATTATGATGTTGCTTTTTATGCGAATAGACTATCAAAAACCAGTTTATATGAAAAGAATTTAGCGCAAAATAAAGAAAAATCACCGGAATTACTGAATGTTTCTAATGCAGAATTAACGCAAGAAAAATTAACTGGATTGCCTGATGTTTCTAATGCAGATGAGGATGGTGATTATTTAAATCTCCCCTTTAATAAAGAAGAATATTTTGCTTTTGTTGAAAAAGTACTACTTGGAGAAAAAGTTCCCCATAAAAACTTTGAAGAACCTCGTTATTTTAATGGTTGCCAGCCAATTGAAGTTTTGGCAGAAAGCGGTCCACGCACCCTTTCATTTGGCCCGATGAAACCAAAAGGTCTTATCAATCCTAAAACCGGAAAAATGCCATATGCAGTAGTTCAATTACGGAAAGAAAGTTTAGGCGATAATGCTTGGAATATGGTAGGATTTCAAACTCGCCTAACATGGAAAGCTCAAAAAGAAATATTCTCCACTATCCCAGGCATGGAAAATGTTGAATTTTTTCGTCTAGGAAGCATGCATAGAAATACTTATTTAGTTTCGCCATCTGTATTAAATGAAGATTTTAGTTTAAAAGAAAACAATAAAATATACTTAGCTGGACAAATTATGGGAGTTGAAGGCTACCTTGAAAGCACCGCTATGGGATGTTTTATAGGTCATTTAATTGGAATTAAATTAACTAAACAAAAAAAATTATCACTGCCACCAGCAAATACTTCTTTAGGATGTTTAGCTCGCTTTTGCATCTATTCTGAAGCAAAAAAATTTACCCCTATGAACATTCATTGGGGCTTATTTAATGATTTAACTAAAGAAGATATTGAAAAATACAGTAGTAACTCTGAAAAAGTTTTAAAAATGAAAAAAATAGATAAATCAACAAAAAGAGAAATGCTTGCCTCTCGTTCAGAAGAATTATTTAATGATTGGTTTAATAAAGAGTTTATTTAA
- a CDS encoding transporter substrate-binding domain-containing protein, whose product MKTNLNYALLKFILSLIILLPFFSIYSLEEIEVLYDERMIPWTYRDSNRKLVGSSVETFSEALKGKGYRIKWTNMPYARAKNELQKTSGRNKYIISINRDSNNESNFKWIFEIRKTYRGIFSKKFQKEMSIEEIKQTQEKIGIRIGASIYNELINLGLKDQVEQSISGNIIAKKILNNRIGFWAANSDTSSYDYKTAGGNFKDLFLVNKFKKDSKFYVVTSKNTEEKKALKIKKYLNKFIKTQKYNKIIDKYYK is encoded by the coding sequence ATGAAAACTAATCTTAATTATGCTTTGTTAAAATTTATTTTATCATTAATAATTTTATTGCCTTTTTTTTCTATATACAGCTTAGAGGAAATAGAAGTTCTTTATGATGAAAGAATGATTCCTTGGACATATAGAGATTCTAATAGAAAATTAGTGGGTTCAAGCGTTGAAACTTTTAGTGAAGCACTCAAAGGAAAAGGTTATAGGATAAAATGGACAAATATGCCATATGCTAGGGCAAAAAATGAATTGCAAAAAACTTCAGGGAGAAACAAATACATTATTTCAATAAATAGAGATTCAAATAATGAATCAAATTTTAAATGGATTTTCGAGATTAGAAAAACGTATCGAGGGATTTTTTCAAAAAAATTTCAAAAAGAAATGTCTATAGAAGAAATTAAACAAACACAGGAAAAGATTGGAATACGAATTGGTGCTTCTATATATAATGAATTGATAAATTTGGGTCTAAAAGATCAAGTCGAACAATCTATATCAGGAAATATTATAGCAAAAAAAATTTTAAATAATAGGATTGGATTTTGGGCTGCTAATTCAGATACAAGTAGTTATGATTATAAAACTGCAGGAGGAAATTTTAAAGATCTTTTTCTAGTAAATAAATTTAAGAAAGATTCTAAATTTTATGTTGTAACTTCAAAAAATACAGAAGAAAAAAAAGCTTTAAAAATAAAAAAATATCTCAATAAATTTATAAAAACTCAGAAATATAATAAAATAATAGATAAATACTATAAATAA
- a CDS encoding SDR family oxidoreductase, translated as MDLKLQEKKALITGSTSGIGFAIAQSLLQEGVSIIINGRTEDRVKSAIEKLSKQNIHKKNISGLAADVGTKKGCEKVIEEVSSVDILINNYGVYAAREFEEISDENWMEIFNQNVMSGIRLSRYYLNQMKKKDWGRMVFISSESGIHIPTEMIHYGVTKTAQIALARGLAETTLGTGVTVNSILPGPTWSEGVEKFVNDLAVQNNLSNKEMEKKFFKEYRSSSLIQRFASVDEVASFVTYICSPLSSATNGAALRVEGGLLRGIV; from the coding sequence ATGGATTTAAAGTTACAAGAGAAAAAAGCTTTAATTACAGGATCTACTTCCGGAATTGGTTTTGCAATTGCTCAATCCTTACTACAGGAAGGAGTTTCTATTATTATTAATGGTAGGACGGAAGATAGGGTTAAATCCGCTATTGAAAAGCTAAGTAAACAGAATATTCATAAAAAAAATATATCTGGTTTAGCTGCCGATGTCGGTACTAAAAAAGGTTGTGAAAAAGTAATTGAGGAAGTTAGCAGTGTTGATATTTTGATTAATAATTATGGAGTATATGCTGCCCGTGAATTTGAAGAAATTAGTGATGAAAATTGGATGGAGATATTTAACCAAAATGTAATGTCAGGAATTAGATTAAGTAGATATTATTTAAACCAAATGAAAAAAAAGGATTGGGGTAGAATGGTTTTTATTTCAAGTGAGTCAGGAATTCATATACCAACAGAAATGATACATTATGGAGTAACAAAAACGGCACAAATAGCTTTGGCTAGAGGGTTGGCAGAAACGACTTTAGGGACGGGAGTAACTGTAAATTCAATATTACCAGGTCCTACATGGTCTGAAGGTGTAGAAAAGTTTGTAAATGATTTAGCAGTACAAAATAATTTATCTAATAAGGAAATGGAAAAGAAATTTTTTAAAGAGTATCGTTCCTCGTCACTCATCCAAAGATTTGCTTCTGTTGATGAAGTTGCAAGCTTTGTTACCTATATTTGTAGTCCTTTATCTTCAGCGACGAACGGAGCTGCTTTGCGAGTTGAAGGCGGACTTCTTCGTGGAATTGTTTAA